Proteins encoded by one window of Flagellimonas lutaonensis:
- the coaE gene encoding dephospho-CoA kinase (Dephospho-CoA kinase (CoaE) performs the final step in coenzyme A biosynthesis.), protein MMIIGLTGGIGSGKTTVAKMFKKLGVPVYDSDKEAKKLMNQSKEMRAAIVDLFGKKAYKKGKLNRKFIAGAVFANKGLLSKLNAIVHPAVKSHFYDWAKKQAAPYVVQETALIFENGMEDRFDRVVLVTAPEEMRIKRVTARDKVSEEEVRARINNQLDDAHKKEKSDFVIENIDLETTRKQVETIHRELIKSPKVE, encoded by the coding sequence ATGATGATAATCGGATTGACGGGAGGTATTGGCAGCGGAAAAACCACTGTGGCAAAAATGTTCAAGAAATTGGGCGTACCGGTCTATGACTCTGATAAAGAAGCAAAAAAGTTGATGAACCAATCAAAAGAAATGCGCGCGGCCATCGTCGACCTTTTCGGAAAAAAAGCCTATAAGAAGGGAAAACTGAACCGCAAGTTTATAGCGGGGGCGGTGTTTGCCAACAAAGGGTTGCTTTCAAAACTGAACGCAATAGTTCACCCGGCCGTAAAGTCGCATTTTTACGATTGGGCCAAGAAACAAGCTGCCCCCTATGTCGTTCAAGAAACGGCCCTGATATTTGAAAATGGTATGGAAGACCGTTTCGACAGGGTTGTTTTGGTAACGGCGCCAGAAGAGATGCGGATAAAGAGGGTCACGGCACGGGACAAGGTTTCTGAAGAAGAGGTCAGGGCAAGGATCAACAATCAACTGGATGATGCCCACAAAAAGGAAAAATCTGATTTTGTAATCGAAAACATTGACCTTGAGACCACCCGTAAACAGGTAGAGACCATCCATCGTGAGCTCATAAAATCCCCAAAGGTTGAATAA
- a CDS encoding YbbR-like domain-containing protein, with protein MIKNLFSNLNRRKVKVFLICLACSFLAWLVSKLSEPYESRVTFTLTYTNLPDTLLLSKEASHTLGTKLRANGFRFLYYNLNLKNITVDLSAIRETKGRYYLDALQLKKSLEAQLAKSTSLIELEEDTLFIDLYQVTAKEVPIKPNITLNLSQNHFVEGPLKVEPATIVIKGPQREVASITEISTVPLELNNLSANFTKELDLVVPEGLQNSVLSQNSVAVSAKVVKFSEKVFEVPITVLNPPDEYDLKLFPNKVSVLCKAGVKYLRTITANDFRVVADYKNAGPSNHLLLRIDKRPEKAYDVKLQENQVQFILEKSK; from the coding sequence GTGATTAAAAACCTGTTTAGCAACTTGAACCGGCGAAAAGTCAAGGTTTTCTTGATTTGCCTGGCCTGCTCGTTTCTGGCATGGTTGGTCAGCAAGTTGTCAGAGCCCTATGAGTCTAGGGTCACCTTTACCCTTACCTACACCAATCTACCAGATACCCTATTGCTCTCAAAAGAGGCAAGCCATACCTTGGGAACAAAACTTCGGGCCAACGGATTTCGTTTTCTATATTATAACTTAAATCTAAAGAATATCACGGTAGACCTTTCGGCCATTCGAGAAACAAAGGGTCGGTATTACCTTGATGCACTGCAGTTAAAAAAGAGTTTAGAGGCACAATTGGCCAAAAGCACTTCGCTCATCGAGTTGGAGGAGGATACCCTCTTTATTGATTTGTACCAAGTGACGGCCAAAGAAGTGCCAATAAAACCAAATATTACCTTAAACCTAAGCCAGAACCATTTTGTCGAGGGCCCCCTAAAAGTTGAACCTGCTACCATAGTTATAAAAGGACCCCAGCGAGAGGTTGCGTCCATTACTGAAATTTCAACAGTTCCCCTTGAATTGAATAACCTGTCGGCCAACTTTACCAAAGAACTGGACCTTGTGGTTCCTGAAGGGCTGCAGAACAGCGTGTTGTCACAGAACAGCGTAGCGGTTTCAGCGAAGGTGGTGAAATTTTCTGAAAAGGTGTTTGAGGTGCCCATCACCGTTCTGAACCCTCCCGATGAATATGATCTAAAGCTGTTTCCCAATAAGGTGTCGGTATTGTGCAAGGCGGGGGTGAAATACCTACGTACCATTACCGCCAACGATTTTAGGGTAGTGGCCGACTACAAAAATGCCGGACCATCGAACCACCTTCTGCTCAGAATTGACAAACGGCCCGAAAAAGCGTACGATGTCAAGTTACAAGAGAACCAAGTACAATTCATATTAGAAAAGTCAAAATGA
- a CDS encoding glycosyltransferase: MDIKLSFIIPVFNRPDEVDELLQSLVEQDFDGEFEVVIIEDGSTETSEGVIGRYIEQLSISYYQKENTGPGDSRNYGMKKAKGNYFIVLDSDCVLPSHYLNTVYKSLQNDFVHCFGGPDAAHSSFTTVQKAINYAMTSFLTTGGIRGKKRAIGKFQPRSFNMGISREAFEKTGGFGNIHPGEDPDLTFRIWKMGYETRLFENAHVFHKRRIDWGKYFKQVNKFGMVRPILNKWHPETAKLTYWFPTIFMIGLLVSLCLSSIGIFWPLYLYGLYFILVFVDSAIKNKSLPVAFLSVFACVVQFTGYGLGFIKSTILVNFSNQEPEQLFPKLFFKNLQKRD, translated from the coding sequence ATGGACATAAAGCTTTCTTTTATAATTCCTGTCTTCAATAGGCCCGACGAGGTCGATGAGTTGTTACAGAGCCTTGTGGAACAAGATTTTGACGGGGAGTTTGAAGTGGTCATCATCGAAGATGGTTCTACCGAGACTTCTGAAGGTGTGATCGGCAGGTACATAGAGCAGCTTTCCATTTCGTATTATCAAAAAGAGAATACCGGCCCCGGTGATTCTAGAAACTATGGAATGAAAAAGGCCAAGGGTAATTATTTCATTGTTCTTGATTCAGATTGTGTTCTGCCTTCCCATTATTTGAATACGGTCTATAAATCTTTGCAAAATGATTTTGTGCATTGTTTTGGTGGCCCCGATGCGGCACATTCATCTTTTACCACTGTACAAAAGGCCATCAACTATGCCATGACCTCATTTCTGACCACAGGAGGTATCCGTGGCAAAAAAAGGGCCATTGGCAAATTTCAGCCCCGAAGTTTTAATATGGGCATCTCAAGGGAAGCCTTTGAAAAAACCGGAGGGTTTGGTAATATCCATCCCGGTGAAGACCCAGATTTGACCTTTCGCATATGGAAAATGGGATACGAAACAAGGCTCTTTGAAAATGCTCATGTTTTTCATAAGCGCCGTATTGATTGGGGCAAATACTTCAAGCAGGTCAATAAATTTGGAATGGTACGGCCCATTTTGAACAAATGGCATCCTGAGACCGCCAAGTTGACCTACTGGTTCCCCACCATTTTTATGATTGGTTTATTGGTTTCACTGTGCCTTTCATCAATCGGCATTTTTTGGCCCTTGTACCTGTATGGCCTTTATTTTATATTGGTCTTTGTCGATTCGGCCATAAAAAATAAAAGCCTGCCCGTTGCCTTTTTATCGGTTTTTGCCTGCGTGGTTCAGTTTACGGGCTATGGCCTGGGTTTCATAAAGTCCACAATCTTGGTTAACTTTAGTAATCAAGAACCCGAACAGCTTTTTCCGAAGCTGTTCTTCAAGAACCTTCAAAAACGTGATTAA
- a CDS encoding enoyl-ACP reductase FabI, translated as MAYNLLKGKKGIIFGALDENSIAWKTAERVHEEGGTFVLTNAPIAMRMGQINELAKKTGSEIIPADATNEEDLANLVSKSMEILGGKLDFVLHSIGMSVNVRKGRAYTDQNYDFTTKGWDVSALSFHKVMQSLYKADAMNEWGSIVALTYMAAQRTFPDYNDMSDNKAYLESVARSFGYFFGKEKKVRVNTISQSPTPTTAGQGVKGFDGFINYAEKMSPLGNATALDCANYTVSLFSDLTKKVTMQNLFHDGGFSNTGVSQEVIEEFSK; from the coding sequence ATGGCATACAATCTATTGAAAGGAAAAAAAGGAATTATTTTTGGTGCGTTGGATGAAAATTCCATTGCATGGAAAACTGCTGAGCGCGTTCATGAAGAAGGCGGCACTTTCGTCTTGACAAATGCGCCCATTGCCATGCGCATGGGGCAGATCAACGAACTTGCCAAGAAAACGGGTTCAGAAATTATACCTGCCGATGCCACCAACGAAGAGGATCTGGCCAATTTGGTTTCAAAATCAATGGAAATCTTGGGGGGCAAGCTTGATTTTGTTCTGCACTCCATTGGAATGTCGGTCAATGTGCGCAAGGGTAGGGCCTATACCGACCAGAACTATGATTTCACCACCAAAGGATGGGATGTTTCGGCACTTTCGTTCCACAAGGTCATGCAATCACTGTACAAGGCCGATGCCATGAACGAGTGGGGCAGCATTGTAGCGCTTACCTATATGGCTGCCCAGCGAACATTTCCTGATTACAACGACATGTCCGATAACAAAGCCTACCTCGAATCGGTTGCCCGTAGTTTTGGGTATTTCTTTGGAAAAGAGAAAAAGGTACGGGTCAATACCATTTCACAATCGCCCACCCCGACCACGGCAGGGCAGGGCGTGAAAGGTTTTGACGGATTCATCAATTATGCCGAGAAGATGTCGCCACTAGGCAATGCAACCGCTTTGGATTGCGCCAATTATACGGTCAGCCTTTTTTCAGACCTGACCAAAAAGGTGACCATGCAAAACCTTTTTCATGACGGTGGCTTTTCAAATACGGGGGTAAGCCAAGAGGTTATCGAAGAGTTTTCAAAATAA
- the recN gene encoding DNA repair protein RecN, whose amino-acid sequence MLTNLSIRNYALIDDLNVSFPEGFVTITGETGAGKSILLGALSLVLGKRADLASLRNEEEKCIIEAEFSIGNYGLKPFFEENDLDYEQQTILRREILPSGKSRAFINDSPVTLDILSRLGDSLVDVHSQHQTLRLTENEFQLKVIDALAENQKLLGQYRETLSAYNSAKKEWQSLLDFQSQAAKEQDYNSFLLQELQSVPLKEGVQSELEEEYGQLSNVETILESLSQGNQLLNDEQIGVLGQLAELKRMVQNISDYGPSFEALHERIQSVFIELDDISVELDALQGRVEANPERLQEVNTQLQLLYDLQKKHQVASVEELISIREDLSTKVGKVANLEAEIADAEQRVASKETELTALAESLRKNRNAVIPKLKNMLQKKLHVLGMPSATFKIELELAPAFRSNGKDELVFLFSANKGSAHGELKKVASGGELSRIMLTIKSILAEYEHLPTMIFDEIDTGVSGEISNAMADIMSGMSKSMQVFSITHLPQVASKGQTQFKVYKQEVGGATTTHIKQLTESERVVELAEMLGGKSISDSALAHAKQLLQFP is encoded by the coding sequence GTGCTCACCAATCTCTCCATAAGAAATTACGCCTTGATCGACGATCTGAATGTGTCGTTTCCGGAAGGTTTTGTGACCATTACGGGTGAAACCGGTGCGGGCAAGTCCATATTATTGGGAGCCCTTTCATTGGTGTTGGGCAAGCGTGCCGACCTAGCCTCCCTACGAAACGAAGAAGAGAAATGTATCATCGAGGCTGAATTTTCTATCGGTAATTATGGCCTGAAACCATTTTTCGAGGAAAACGACCTTGACTATGAGCAGCAGACCATTTTGCGAAGGGAGATTTTGCCCAGTGGTAAGTCTAGAGCCTTTATCAACGATTCACCGGTTACCTTGGACATTCTCTCAAGACTGGGAGACAGTCTGGTAGACGTACATTCGCAACACCAGACACTTCGCCTGACAGAAAACGAGTTTCAGTTGAAGGTCATCGACGCCCTTGCCGAAAACCAAAAGTTGCTGGGGCAGTACCGGGAAACCTTATCGGCCTATAATTCGGCCAAGAAAGAATGGCAATCGTTGTTAGATTTTCAGTCGCAAGCGGCAAAAGAACAAGATTACAATAGCTTTCTGTTGCAAGAATTGCAGTCTGTCCCTTTAAAAGAGGGGGTTCAATCAGAGCTCGAGGAAGAATATGGGCAGTTGAGCAACGTGGAGACCATTTTGGAATCCCTTTCGCAGGGCAATCAATTGCTTAATGACGAACAAATTGGGGTTTTGGGCCAATTGGCCGAGCTAAAACGGATGGTCCAAAACATTTCGGACTATGGACCTTCTTTTGAAGCGCTGCACGAGCGCATTCAATCGGTTTTTATAGAGTTGGACGATATTTCCGTTGAGTTGGATGCCCTTCAGGGCAGGGTAGAGGCAAACCCCGAAAGGCTACAAGAAGTGAACACACAACTACAGCTTTTGTACGACCTACAGAAAAAGCACCAAGTGGCATCCGTCGAAGAGCTTATCAGCATTCGGGAGGACCTTTCCACAAAAGTGGGTAAGGTTGCGAATTTGGAAGCTGAGATCGCTGATGCAGAACAACGGGTCGCCAGCAAGGAAACCGAGTTGACCGCCTTGGCTGAATCGTTGCGAAAAAATCGAAACGCGGTGATTCCGAAACTAAAGAACATGTTGCAAAAAAAGCTGCATGTATTGGGAATGCCGTCGGCCACCTTCAAGATTGAGTTGGAACTGGCACCAGCTTTTCGATCAAATGGCAAAGATGAACTGGTGTTCTTGTTTTCGGCAAACAAGGGCTCTGCACATGGTGAGTTGAAAAAAGTGGCCTCTGGGGGCGAACTTTCGCGCATCATGCTGACCATAAAGTCGATTCTGGCCGAATATGAGCATTTACCCACCATGATCTTTGACGAAATCGACACGGGTGTTTCTGGTGAGATATCGAACGCAATGGCCGATATCATGTCGGGCATGAGCAAATCGATGCAGGTATTCTCCATTACGCATTTGCCACAAGTGGCCTCAAAGGGGCAAACACAGTTCAAGGTGTACAAACAAGAGGTGGGTGGCGCCACTACCACCCACATCAAACAATTGACCGAAAGTGAGCGAGTGGTAGAGCTTGCCGAAATGTTGGGGGGCAAGAGCATTTCAGATTCCGCACTGGCGCATGCCAAACAGTTGCTTCAATTTCCCTGA
- a CDS encoding DUF4835 family protein: protein MHRLLLLLVGLLALQFVGGQELDCTVTVNSDQVGQTNQQIFKTLERSLNDFVNKTKWTNRVYNENERVSARMFITVTRYESDQFEANIQIQSNRPVFNTSYESPVFNYKDNAFNFRYQEFEPLVYNPNSFDSNLVGVISYYVYIILGLDADTFSLEGGDEYFRKAQNIVTQAQGTNFSGWGQETGDRTRFELVDNLLSNSFREYRIAMYNYHRKGLDILADNNSTGKQVIAGSLRLFETLMKRRPNAFLIQTFFDAKAEEIQNIFSDGPKVDIVKLKETLNKVAPFYSSTWNEINY, encoded by the coding sequence ATGCATAGGTTATTGCTGCTTTTGGTAGGTCTGTTGGCCCTTCAGTTCGTGGGGGGCCAAGAACTTGATTGCACCGTTACGGTCAATTCAGACCAAGTGGGCCAGACCAACCAACAGATTTTCAAAACGTTGGAGCGTTCTCTGAACGATTTTGTGAACAAGACCAAATGGACGAACCGCGTCTACAATGAAAATGAACGGGTCAGTGCCCGAATGTTCATTACCGTAACCCGTTACGAATCGGATCAGTTCGAGGCCAACATACAAATCCAATCGAACAGGCCGGTGTTCAACACTTCATACGAAAGTCCGGTGTTCAATTACAAAGACAACGCCTTCAATTTTCGCTACCAAGAATTTGAGCCGTTGGTCTATAACCCCAATTCTTTCGACTCGAATCTGGTGGGGGTCATTTCATATTATGTCTACATTATTTTGGGATTGGATGCTGATACCTTTTCCCTTGAAGGTGGCGATGAATATTTTCGAAAGGCACAGAACATTGTTACCCAGGCACAGGGCACCAATTTCTCGGGATGGGGGCAAGAAACCGGAGATCGTACAAGATTTGAGTTGGTAGACAACCTGTTGTCGAATTCCTTTCGGGAATACCGCATTGCCATGTACAACTACCACCGCAAAGGGTTGGATATTTTGGCCGACAACAACAGTACCGGAAAACAGGTCATTGCCGGAAGCCTTCGGCTATTTGAAACGTTGATGAAACGTAGGCCGAATGCCTTTTTGATACAGACCTTTTTTGATGCAAAGGCTGAGGAAATTCAGAACATCTTCTCCGACGGCCCCAAGGTTGATATTGTGAAGCTCAAAGAGACGCTGAATAAGGTGGCCCCTTTTTATTCCAGCACCTGGAATGAGATAAATTACTAG
- the coaBC gene encoding bifunctional phosphopantothenoylcysteine decarboxylase/phosphopantothenate--cysteine ligase CoaBC — protein sequence MLCGKNILLGITGGIAAYKTTFLTRLLIKAGARVKIVMTQSASSFVSPLTLATLSKNPVLMDFVNEEDGSLSWNNHVELGLWADLMLIAPATANTLSKMAHGTCDNLLLATYLSAKCPVLFAPAMDLDMYQHPSTKETFKKLQSFGNVMIPAESGELASGLHGEGRMAEPETIIRFLENFLRSGLPLVGKNVLITAGPTHEPIDPVRFLGNRSSGTMGFELSKRAADLGATVVLVSGPTSLSVEHPGIQVVSVTTADEMYAAVHQHYEKADIAIAAAAVADYRPKEVADQKIKKTDGSLQIDLVRNKDILLSMGEKKKQQYLVGFALETENELENAKAKLQRKNLDAIVLNSLNDKGAGFGQGTNKITFVDKNLSVKAFDVKKKAEVAADIWKEIIARINA from the coding sequence ATGTTATGCGGTAAAAACATTCTCTTGGGAATTACCGGAGGAATCGCCGCCTATAAGACCACCTTTCTCACGAGATTATTGATAAAAGCTGGTGCCCGGGTCAAGATTGTCATGACCCAGAGCGCCAGTTCTTTTGTTTCGCCCCTTACCCTTGCCACACTCTCCAAGAATCCTGTTTTAATGGATTTTGTCAATGAGGAAGATGGCAGCCTTTCATGGAACAATCATGTAGAACTGGGCCTGTGGGCCGATCTGATGCTGATAGCGCCGGCCACTGCCAACACCTTGTCAAAAATGGCCCACGGAACCTGCGATAATCTGTTGCTGGCCACTTATCTTTCGGCCAAATGCCCGGTACTTTTTGCACCTGCCATGGATTTGGATATGTACCAACATCCGTCCACCAAAGAAACGTTCAAAAAACTACAGTCGTTCGGCAATGTGATGATACCTGCCGAGTCGGGAGAATTGGCAAGTGGATTGCACGGTGAGGGCCGTATGGCAGAACCGGAAACCATAATACGGTTTTTAGAGAACTTTCTGCGTTCGGGTCTTCCCCTAGTGGGCAAAAACGTACTCATAACGGCTGGCCCCACCCACGAGCCCATTGACCCCGTTCGGTTTTTGGGCAACCGCTCTTCGGGCACTATGGGTTTTGAGCTTTCCAAAAGGGCCGCTGACCTTGGCGCCACCGTAGTGCTGGTGTCTGGCCCCACAAGCTTGTCCGTGGAACACCCCGGCATACAAGTAGTTAGTGTAACCACCGCGGACGAAATGTACGCTGCAGTGCACCAACACTATGAAAAAGCCGATATTGCCATTGCCGCTGCCGCCGTGGCCGATTATCGCCCCAAAGAAGTTGCTGACCAAAAAATCAAGAAAACAGATGGTAGCCTTCAGATTGACTTGGTCAGAAACAAGGACATCTTGCTATCGATGGGCGAAAAGAAAAAACAGCAATATTTGGTAGGCTTCGCCTTGGAGACTGAAAACGAACTCGAAAACGCCAAGGCAAAACTACAACGCAAGAATTTGGATGCCATTGTGTTGAACTCTCTGAACGATAAAGGGGCAGGTTTCGGGCAGGGAACGAATAAAATCACTTTTGTGGACAAGAATCTTTCCGTTAAAGCGTTTGATGTTAAGAAGAAGGCCGAGGTGGCCGCTGATATTTGGAAAGAAATCATCGCTAGAATCAATGCATAG
- a CDS encoding DNA-directed RNA polymerase subunit omega translates to MSDLKNTKAPVTTVTYNRDEFDQKTGNIYEAISIVAKRAIQINSEIKKELLEKLEEFATYSDSLEEVFENKEQIEVSKFYEKLPKPHALAVQEWLEDKIYYRNTALEDNNEE, encoded by the coding sequence ATGAGCGATTTAAAGAATACAAAAGCACCTGTCACGACCGTAACCTACAATAGGGACGAGTTTGACCAAAAAACCGGCAATATCTACGAGGCCATTTCCATAGTGGCGAAAAGAGCGATACAGATCAACTCAGAGATCAAGAAAGAGTTGCTGGAAAAACTGGAAGAGTTCGCCACTTACAGTGACAGCCTTGAAGAGGTATTTGAGAACAAAGAGCAGATAGAGGTCTCGAAATTCTATGAAAAACTGCCAAAACCCCACGCTTTGGCCGTTCAAGAATGGTTGGAAGACAAAATCTACTACCGAAATACTGCTTTGGAAGACAATAACGAAGAATAG
- a CDS encoding outer membrane protein assembly factor BamD yields the protein MRLLLPILAVVFLFASCSEYQKALKSESVKEKYDMAEKLYNEGDYKRANRLFEQIAPQYAGKPQGERVMFFFADSYFQTGNYYLAGYQFERFVKSYPNSDKIQQASFLGAKSYYELSPRYSLDQTDTDKALSKLQAFINTYPDSEYFDEANKMARELTTKKERKQFEIAKQFDKLGEFDYPVLISAITALENFIAENPGSIYREDAFYYKLKSSTNLALNSTLSKKQERLENAVAAYNALKKSFPDTKYAKKADDLYAKVMREMQDFSK from the coding sequence ATGAGGTTATTGCTTCCAATACTGGCAGTGGTTTTTCTTTTTGCTTCTTGTAGCGAGTACCAAAAGGCACTCAAGAGCGAAAGTGTAAAAGAGAAATACGACATGGCCGAAAAGCTCTATAATGAGGGCGACTACAAAAGGGCCAACCGCCTTTTTGAACAGATTGCCCCGCAATATGCTGGTAAGCCACAGGGTGAACGCGTTATGTTCTTTTTTGCGGACTCCTACTTTCAAACAGGCAACTATTATTTGGCAGGTTACCAATTTGAGCGCTTTGTAAAGTCATATCCGAACAGTGACAAGATCCAACAGGCGTCCTTTTTGGGGGCCAAGAGCTATTATGAGCTGTCCCCCAGATATTCGTTGGATCAAACAGATACCGATAAGGCCCTTTCAAAACTACAAGCGTTCATCAATACCTATCCAGACTCGGAGTATTTTGATGAGGCCAACAAAATGGCCCGGGAGCTGACCACAAAAAAAGAGCGCAAGCAATTCGAGATTGCCAAGCAATTTGATAAATTGGGCGAGTTTGATTATCCCGTATTGATTTCGGCCATTACGGCCCTTGAAAATTTTATCGCAGAGAACCCAGGTTCCATTTATCGTGAAGATGCTTTCTATTACAAATTGAAATCATCTACAAACCTTGCTCTCAACAGTACTTTGTCAAAGAAACAGGAGCGATTGGAAAACGCCGTGGCCGCATACAACGCCCTGAAAAAATCATTTCCTGATACCAAATATGCCAAAAAAGCAGATGATCTTTATGCCAAGGTCATGCGCGAAATGCAAGATTTTTCGAAATAA
- the dapA gene encoding 4-hydroxy-tetrahydrodipicolinate synthase has product MEQLMGTGVALVTPFKNDGSVDYRSLEQIIEHCIAGGVDYLVALGTTAESVTLSKDEKQHLMHTIAKVNAGRLPLVVGMGGNNTQAVVNDLAAFNLSDFCAILSVSPYYNKPTQEGIFQHFRAIAKASPVPVILYNVPARTGSNMQPETTLRLAHDVENIAAIKEASGDMVQINTIIKQKPEDFLVISGDDFTALPTILAGGIGVISVLGQGLPNEFSKMVNLALQGRSDEAYAIHHALLSGMELIFEEGNPAGIKAVFEQLGLSTAKVRLPLVEATPHLKQKIKAFLRSAQRVTTIER; this is encoded by the coding sequence ATGGAACAGTTGATGGGCACCGGGGTCGCTTTGGTGACACCTTTTAAAAATGATGGTTCGGTCGATTACCGCTCCCTTGAACAGATAATTGAGCATTGTATTGCCGGTGGGGTTGATTATTTGGTGGCATTGGGCACCACTGCCGAATCGGTTACCCTTTCAAAAGATGAAAAACAACATTTGATGCACACCATTGCCAAGGTAAATGCGGGGCGTTTGCCCCTCGTGGTCGGCATGGGCGGCAACAATACCCAAGCGGTGGTCAACGACCTCGCCGCCTTTAATTTAAGTGATTTCTGTGCCATTCTCTCCGTTTCACCATATTATAACAAACCTACCCAAGAAGGCATTTTTCAACACTTTCGTGCCATCGCCAAGGCTTCCCCGGTACCGGTGATACTCTATAACGTTCCGGCAAGAACAGGAAGCAACATGCAGCCAGAAACCACTTTACGGTTGGCTCATGATGTCGAGAATATCGCCGCCATCAAAGAAGCTTCGGGCGATATGGTGCAAATCAACACCATCATCAAACAAAAACCAGAGGATTTCTTGGTCATTTCTGGGGATGATTTCACAGCGTTGCCCACCATTTTGGCCGGTGGGATTGGTGTTATCTCGGTACTGGGGCAGGGGCTTCCAAACGAGTTTTCGAAAATGGTCAACCTAGCGTTGCAGGGCAGGTCAGATGAGGCCTATGCGATACACCATGCCCTTTTGTCGGGCATGGAGCTGATCTTTGAAGAAGGCAATCCAGCGGGGATAAAAGCGGTATTTGAACAATTGGGGCTTTCGACCGCCAAGGTCAGGCTGCCATTGGTCGAGGCTACGCCCCATTTGAAACAAAAAATCAAGGCTTTCTTAAGATCGGCGCAACGGGTTACCACGATAGAGCGTTAA
- a CDS encoding DUF6913 domain-containing protein — protein sequence MVFKAIQDKFKVKSGLKYLQEELENPTVSVSRGHGVSSIACIVDVDRFPKAESFYELIQELSLRPNAIKIIGYKREYDKNSPYAIPMFSDKDLGWKGEIENGYVLEFLGREYDLLINYYTDDNLMMKLLSVKTAARIKVGFAEVDTKLNDLILHTPYQDFKVFKAELHKYLKVLNEVE from the coding sequence ATGGTATTCAAGGCCATTCAGGATAAATTTAAAGTTAAATCAGGCCTAAAGTATCTGCAGGAAGAGCTCGAGAATCCGACGGTATCGGTATCTAGAGGCCATGGTGTTTCAAGTATTGCCTGTATCGTTGATGTTGACCGGTTTCCGAAGGCAGAAAGCTTTTACGAACTGATACAAGAACTTTCACTGAGACCGAATGCCATAAAGATCATCGGCTATAAAAGGGAATATGACAAAAACTCCCCATACGCCATACCCATGTTCTCTGATAAGGATTTAGGTTGGAAGGGGGAAATTGAAAACGGATACGTTCTTGAATTTTTGGGAAGGGAATATGATCTTTTGATAAACTACTATACCGACGACAACCTGATGATGAAGCTGCTTTCGGTGAAGACTGCAGCCCGTATCAAGGTCGGTTTTGCAGAGGTCGATACCAAGTTGAACGATCTTATATTGCATACCCCATATCAAGACTTTAAGGTTTTCAAGGCAGAGTTGCACAAATATTTGAAAGTATTGAACGAAGTTGAATAA
- a CDS encoding 5'-nucleotidase C-terminal domain-containing protein, translated as MKLLKIKHFVIFITFVFFSCKDTPLKLQEIKGEQFTITEKLSSVDSLETVIDPYRQRLNQIMDSVLTYAPRTLNKEDGELNTSEGNLMADIILRQANKVFQQRTGNSVDFVVLNHGGIRSVISKGPVTIRNIFEVMPFENNIAIVAMQGRTVRDLISFLVNAKRAHPISGLQITLDKEGGLASVFINGEPFDENKKYYVATSDYLVQGGDDMGFFKNTDEVIELNYLVRNAIIDYLKEIDTLNATVDNRFIRLK; from the coding sequence GTGAAGCTTTTAAAAATAAAACATTTTGTTATTTTTATAACATTTGTATTTTTTTCCTGTAAGGATACGCCTTTAAAGCTTCAAGAAATCAAAGGAGAGCAATTTACGATAACAGAAAAGCTCTCTTCCGTAGACTCCTTGGAAACTGTAATCGATCCCTACAGGCAACGCCTGAACCAGATAATGGACAGCGTGCTTACCTATGCCCCGAGAACATTGAACAAAGAAGACGGCGAACTGAACACATCAGAAGGCAACCTGATGGCCGATATTATTTTGAGGCAGGCCAACAAAGTCTTTCAACAACGAACGGGCAATAGCGTCGATTTTGTGGTGCTCAACCATGGTGGCATTCGCTCTGTGATATCAAAAGGCCCCGTTACCATTCGAAATATTTTTGAGGTAATGCCCTTTGAAAACAACATAGCTATTGTAGCCATGCAGGGACGGACAGTTCGTGACCTTATATCGTTTTTGGTCAATGCCAAAAGGGCGCATCCCATCTCAGGCCTGCAAATAACCCTTGACAAAGAAGGTGGTTTGGCTTCGGTCTTCATCAATGGCGAGCCTTTCGATGAAAACAAAAAATATTATGTCGCCACATCAGATTATCTGGTGCAAGGAGGCGATGATATGGGGTTCTTTAAAAATACCGATGAGGTCATCGAATTGAACTACCTTGTTCGAAATGCCATCATCGATTATCTAAAGGAGATCGATACCCTGAATGCTACTGTCGATAACCGATTTATACGCCTTAAATAG